AAAAACTTTTGCTAAAACATAATTATTGGGTTTCTTTGCACCAGCGTGAGCGATCGCGCTGGTGCGTCGCTATAAAATTGTCGATTTTTTTGAGAGATGTTGGATGGCGACGCACCCTACGGTTAGGACTTCACCACCGTTGGCGCCGCCCGTCGCAGTACAATGAATTTCTGGTAGCAAGTCTTTCAGCAAATACCGAAAAACTCTTTTGCTCTTTGACTACCGCAACTTTTGGTGTCCGATCGCGCGCCGGAGGTTGAGAATTGGCGATCGCCCGCCCTGTTTCCTCTGGTTGAGCTGCCGAAATTTCCGTACCTACTGCTGAATCTCCTGCATAGGCGATCGGCAAATTGACCAAAAAAGTCGCACCCACCCCGGGCGAACTTTCTATTTCAATACTTCCTCCCAAAAATTCCGCCATTTTTTTACACAGAGACAATCCCAATCCCGTGCCTTTCACGCCCTTCTGCAAGTGATTTTCCACTTGAACAAATTCTTCAAAAATCCGCGTTTGGTCGGCTGACGAAATGCCAATACCCGTATCAGCCACAGAAAAAGCAACCATTCCCCCCTCTCCCATTTCGGCCGCAACTCGGACTTCTCCGGCTTCGGTAAATTTCAGCGCATTAGAAATCAGATTCCGCAAAATCTGAGCAACTTTTCCCTCGTCGGTGGTAAGGGTTGGAAGTTCCAGAGGCGCTTCAAAAATTAGACTTACGGGCGATTTTTGCGGTAGCAGGGGGCGCATCATTCCCCGCAGCGCGCTGAACAAATCTTCGACTTCAAACTCAGCCACGCGCACAGTTACTTTTCCGGCTTCAACTTTGGCTAAATCTAAGGAATCGTTGACAAGTTCTGCGAGAGATTCGGCGGATTTGCGAATAAAATTTATTTGTTTGTCTTGTTCGGGTGAAAGTTCTCCGTCGAGGCGATTTAACAAGATTTCAGAAATGCTGAGAATTGTGGTTAGTGGAGTGCGAAACTCGTGACTCATGTTGGAGAGAAAGCTGGTTTTGAGTTCGCCCTCTCGCTGGAGAGATTCGGCTTTTTCGTTCAATTCCGCGTAAAGTGCGACGACTCCGCGATTCCTGTCTTCTAGTTCTTGATTTAATTGTACGAGTTCTTCTTGACGCTGGCGGAGTTCGTCTAAAGTGCGAAGCAATTCTTGATTTTGCTGCTGAATTTCCGCATAGGGATCTTCGGGAATTTGGCGCGCTAGTTTGTCAACTAATTGATTTAGTTCGATCGCACTTAGCGCAGGCATCTGCTTAGAAAACTGCTTAATCAATTGTACGGCCGTTCCGCGATCGGGCGCGGAGTCGATTTGCACCTCGTCCATCAACCGTTTTGCTGCTGCTAAACCCATTCCCGCACCA
This sequence is a window from Microcoleus sp. bin38.metabat.b11b12b14.051. Protein-coding genes within it:
- a CDS encoding ATP-binding protein, whose translation is MRVISDSPIENRTSKIKNIPVTKIARMGKMPIEPEKMMFLGRVIPVRNVDYKDFCKRSNGMIYPILTTEVRFEQDIVQVRQRARQIGALLGFDSQSQTRIATAVSEIARNAFKYAGGGKVEFIVEGESPQVFRTRISDSGPGIADLQTVLGQNFRSQTGAGMGLAAAKRLMDEVQIDSAPDRGTAVQLIKQFSKQMPALSAIELNQLVDKLARQIPEDPYAEIQQQNQELLRTLDELRQRQEELVQLNQELEDRNRGVVALYAELNEKAESLQREGELKTSFLSNMSHEFRTPLTTILSISEILLNRLDGELSPEQDKQINFIRKSAESLAELVNDSLDLAKVEAGKVTVRVAEFEVEDLFSALRGMMRPLLPQKSPVSLIFEAPLELPTLTTDEGKVAQILRNLISNALKFTEAGEVRVAAEMGEGGMVAFSVADTGIGISSADQTRIFEEFVQVENHLQKGVKGTGLGLSLCKKMAEFLGGSIEIESSPGVGATFLVNLPIAYAGDSAVGTEISAAQPEETGRAIANSQPPARDRTPKVAVVKEQKSFSVFAERLATRNSLYCDGRRQRW